The genomic region AGCCAACACCGTTTGTCATACAAAAACAGGCCGGGATTGAACAGTTGATGTTCGTTCCCGGTCTGCTTTACTAACGGAAGCCTGCAATGCAATTGGTTGGTTACTGGGCTCTTACCTGATAGCCATTGGCTGCAGCCCTGTTTGCGTTGAACATTGTTGTAATCTGTTCATCGCTGAGGTTGATACCGTAGATGTCATGGTAGTATTTCCTTGTTTCCTGAGGGATGTTGATATCTTCGAAAAGATCAGGATAAACTTTCTTTGCCATCCATAGCAGGGTAATCGGAGTATCGACGCCGGGAGTGTAGCTTCTGTAGCTGCCAAGTGGCATCTTGAAAACCTGCTTGTTTTCGACTGCTTTGATCTTGCTCCAGTCGTCACTTCCGATGGCATTGTTGTACAGATCTTCAGGCTCCGCAGAGGTGAAGTTCGTAATGAAGATGGCATCTGGGTTCCATGCGTAGACCTGCTCCATGGTAATTACCGCATTGGAATTACCCAGCTGTACGCCTTCTGCGATATTCTTGGCGCCGACTGCATTTGCCCACCATTGTCCGAAGAAGTGCTTGCCGGAGGTAATCATCTTCTTGTCGTTGTAGAGGAAGAGGAACAGTACTTGTTTCTTCTGGGTGTCGGTCAAGCCTGCTGTACGTTTCTCGATCATTGCCTTCGTATCCTTGCTGTATTTGTCTACCTTCTCTGCGACATTCCCATGGTCGGGGTACAGCTTTCCCAGTATGTCAGTCCACTGTCTATAGGTTTCCAGTACGTCATAATCCCATTTTATGGCAGAGACGCCCACAGCCTTGAAACCAGCCTGTCTGAGCTTTTCTCCCTGGGACTTTGACTCTGCATTGTACAGTACCACATCTGGATTGAGTTTCATCAGCTCTTCAACGTTGAGATCTGCACCCTGCATGAAGCCTGTGGAAATGTTCAGGAAATCAGGATAAAGCTGTCCCAAGAGACCATTCTTTGCAGCACTCATGCTGGTCGGATGTATGCCGACGATCGTCTTGCTGCTGTTGAGGAATACGGTCATGACGGATGGAAGCGGATAGATATCAGTAATGGCTACCCGTTGAGGATTGAGCTTGACTGTGGTGACATCACCGTTGTTGTCTGTAATATCTACCATTTGCTGTGTAGCAGCTGCAGGGGCCTCCTGCTGTGCTTGCCCGAAAAGCGGTGTCATTAGGATTGCTGCTGTCAGCAGCAAGGTAATTGACTGTTTCTTCATGTTCATCTTTTTTCTCTCCTATGTGTCCAACTGATTTGCCAATAGCCATGCATTGCCTTTCCCATCGGACAAAGACGGTACCTCATCGGTATACATCCTGCCTGAAAAAGCAAAGTGCGGGACTCTGACAAATCGTGTATGTGCATTTGTGATGTACTTGAATGTCGGATCTCCGATGACAAGTTCCATATGTTCAAGTTCCCTCTGAAGTTCCTCTTCTCCCTCACCCAAGTAATCCTGTTTTGACAGTACGTTGCCTTCATCCTCCAGGAGAGTACCTACCTTTGCCGGATAAGGAAGCAATGCCGCAAGGGCAAGGCTTTGTACCGGTTCTCCCAAGACGATGGCTGTTGCCGTGCCCGGTTTTCTTTTTTCTGTGAGACGTTCTTTCCATATGGCACGTAGTTGCCGGTCATCTTCCCCGGACATTGCACGTTTGAGCAACGAGACGAGTGCGTCTGCACCTTTCTTGCCGAAGGGAAGGGCTATGATGTAGGGAGTACCAAAGCGTTCTTTGAAATATTTTGCCACCTTGAGCCCGACGGAAGATATGACAAGATTACAGGCTGCGCTTCCTGCCTGTGCCATTTCCTCAGGACGGCTGCCCATGGCCCAGACGGACAGTACTTTCATGCCTCTTGCCTCAAGGCTTCTTTGTATGTCCGATACGATATCCTGACGGGCAAAATCAAGCGGAGTGGCTCCAAGGATATTGATCGTGCCCGGAAGTTTGTCTGCTGTATCAACGACAAAGCGTTTTGCCCATTCAAGCAAAGCAACCGATGCTCCCTGGATGTAGCTTTGCATGCCATCGGTTGCAATACCGAAGGTAGGGATGCCCGTTTTATGTTCTATTATACCTGCCAAGGCCTTGATATCCTGTCCCATCATCATGGGAATGGGAGAAGGCGCAAGGGCGATGAAACGGGGATGTTGTTCCTTTGCCGTAGTGACACAGTCATCGATGAGCTTGCTTTCATTGCCAAGTATGGCGTCATATTCCATCAGGCCTGAAAGGTAGATCCTTGATGGCATAGTGTACCATCTGGGTTCATCATGGGTATTATAGGTACTGTTGCATCCTGAAGGATCATGTATGACGCTCATGCCGTCCAGCTCATAAAGGGCGGAACAGACTCCCGAGGTATCGCTTGTGTAGACCGGAAGTATCATCATTGCATCTTTGTTCATTTGCTGCACCCCCATCCCTTGATCTGGATTATCTTGCTGGGATCCCGAGCTGTGGCGTATGCATCCTCTATGAGATCAAGCAATTTGCTTACACCGGAAAGCCCAAGCAGTCCGCTGTTTTCGATGAGGTTCACGAAGTGGTCCGTTCCCTCGTAATATGCCGCCTTTTGTCCGATTGCCAGGACATGCTCCTGTTTCTGGTGCAGAAACCTTGCTGCTGGATGGCTGGGACAAGCCAGTACAAGGGAAGGGTAGTGTTCCTTCAGATAATCAAAACTTTCCTTGTCTTCCCTTGCTACGGCTTCAACGTAGATTATCTTGACCTTGATGCCGTGTTGGAGTAGTAGCCTGGCAAGGGACAACGGTGCCGAAGTCGCCGTGTAATCGATGGCTACTTTCCAGTCTTGCAATGTCTTGGCAATTTTTGCCAACTGGTTTTCGATTTTGTCATGGATTTCCTTTGTGTTGAAATTTGCCACACCGAGCAATGAAGCAGCTTCTGTGTCGGCTTTTTCCAGTTTGTCCAGGTCATAGGTGACAGGGTAGTATTTAAGTTCGCCTCCGATTCTTTCAACCAGAGCTTCTGCTCCCTTTGCAGCTGAGGGAATGGTATAGAAAAATGTCTTGCTTTTTCCTAATTCCTCATATTCCTTCCAGGTCTTTGTGAGGCAGATGTCGCGGTAGGGTCTTCCTGACTTGGCAATCATCTGTAACAGTTCATTGTCAGGATCGAGCGGGTAGTTGTTTCCTAAAAGTGTGATGCCGTTGTCCCGTCTGTCATTGATATCTATCAAGGAGTAGAGCTGACGTCGCATCGTCTCATCGGGGGTAATGCCACTTTTTTGGGTGATGGGGGTCATGTAGCAGTCTGTGAAGCGGATATTCGGATAACGCTTTCTTAATTGTCCATAGCAATATTCCAGGTCACAGCCGGTAAAGTAGTGGATGCAGGTAGAAAACATCTGGATGGCCTTCGGCTTTGGTTCCAGCCTATCGATGATGTCACTGGCTCCGTCTATTATCTGTTGTTCCATCGTACCGTCAATGACATTGTGTTCTTTGATGGTGATGCAGGAGAATTGCTTTTCCTTGCCAGCTTCATAGGCAGTCAGGACGACTCCGCGCATACAGCCTTCGCCTCCGACGAAGATTTCGTGGCTTTCCGGCATAAGAAATCCTTGATGGACAATGTTCCATGGACCTCTGGCTGGTGGTGCGAACTGTAGCCCTGCATAGAAAAGGTTGTTTTTGTTTGCCTGTGCTATGGGAAGGGAGAACGTCGAGTAATCTATCTTGTGTAGGTCGATCATGATGGCTCCTTGGTGTGCTTTGACAATTTCAGTATGTTTTCTGCCAAGGCAATATACTGCTGGGCCATGGAGCTTTCAGGATATAATTCAAGGACTGTCTTCGATTGTTCATCAGCTTCTTGGACTTCCTTGCTGAAATCCAGTTTTCCCGCAAGCGGGGCCTCAATATCATCGCAGAACTGCTTGATTTTTCCTTCTTCGTTATCGACATTCCTTTTGTTCAGGATGACGCCTGCAACCGTTGCATAGCCTCTGTCCTTGAAACTGTCCACAGCCAAGGCAATGTTCATGGCTGCGTGCAATGCCATTTTCTCTCCACTGGTAAGGATGTAGACGTTTTCAGCATAGCCGTCCCGTATCGGCATGGAAAAGCCGCCGCATACCACGTCTCCCAGTACATCGTAGATGACGATGTCAATGCCGTAGGTCTGATATACGTGTTTCTTTTCCAGTTCTTGGAGGGCTGCGACGATGCCTCGTCCTGCACAGCCTTGTCCCGGTGGTGGACCACCTGCTTCACTGAGATAGACACCTTCGGTTCCCTTGATGACCATATCCTCCAAGGTTATGCCGGTTGGTCCCTTTTTCCTCAAGGATTCGAGGACTGTAGGGCAATCTTTTCCATTCCTGAGCAAGAGGGTCGAATCTGCTTTTGGATCGCAGCCTACCTGAAGGACCTTGTAGCCTTTTTTAGCAAAAGCCAACGATAGGTTTGATGCCGTGGTGCTCTTGCCGATGCCACCTTTTCCGTATATTGCCAATCTGATCATATCTGAGCTTCCTCCTTGTAATCTCCGCGTTCAGTTACACCATAGTAGGCGATGTCACGGAGCATGTCGTTTATTTCGTTGATACCGATGCTGTGTGTTGTTCTCAGTTCGGCCATGTCATTGTACAGTTTATAATTTGCCCTTTGCCGTGCCGGAGTAATATTCGGCATGATGACGTTGCAGCCTGCCAGTACTGCTTCTTTCCTGCCATATTTCCTGACGGTATCCATTGCCGTAGTAGCCGGAAGCAGCACGGTGGGACGCATCAGCCTGAGGATGGAAAGCAAGACCAAAGTAAGATCGAAACTCCCTTGTGGTTCGTTCCTGAACGGTGTCTGGCTGTGAGGAATGAACGGACCGATGCCGATCATATGCGGACGGAACTTTTCAAGATACCTCAGGTCTGTTACCAAGTTGTCAACGGTCTGATAAGGGGCTCCTACCATCATGCCGGCCCCGACTTGGTAGCCGATCTGCTTGAGATCTTCCAAGCAAGCAAGACGATGCTGCAGTGTCTGCACCTTGGGATGCATCTTTGCATAATGGATCGGATCTGCTGATTCATGACGGAGCAAGAATCTGTCTGCACCTGCATCGAACCATTTCTGGTAGAGGTCATGTTCCCTTTCTCCTACGCTGAGCGTGATTGCGCAGTCTGGAAATTCTTTCCGTATTGCCCGTATGATTTCTTCGAACAGTGAGGCATCATAGGTCAGGTCTTCCCCTCCTTGGAGTACGAAAGTCCGCATGCCTATGGTATAGCCTACTTTGCAGCAGGAAAGTATCTCTTCTTTGTTCATCCTGTATCGTACGACCTCTTTGTTGCTTCGTCGCAATCCACAGTACAGGCAGTCATTGCGGCACCAGTTCGTGAACTCGATGATTCCCCGAAGATATATTTTCTTGCCATAGACCCTGTCACAGACGGTCCTTGCTCTCTGTGCCAGGAGAAGCCTGTCTTCTGTGGTGAAGGTAGACAGCAACTGCCTGAAACCTTCATCAGAAAGTATTTTCTTAGATTCCAGTTCTGCAATGAGATCCTTGTTGGTTTGCTTTTCCATATCTTATTCCTTGACCTTTGAGTAGGTCGTCTTGATACTCAGCTGTTTCAGCTTGCCAAGTTCTTGGCTCAAAGCCATGATCTTGGCTTTCGGTGCTTCAACTGTCAGATTGATCAACTGCAGGTTGTTCCGGCTTCGCATGCCCATCCTGCCTGTGATTATGGAAGCATGCCTGTGCAGGATGGTGTTGATCTCAGGGGTTATGGTCGGATCTTCGATGATAAGTGAAAGGATGGCAAGTGTGCTGGCAAGCTCACAGGTGTCGTTTTCCTTTTCATGTTCCTTCCAGCTGATTTTCTTTTCGAACAATTCCCTTTTTTCCTGGTTGAGCACTTCCAGGGGCAATACGTCGGGATAGCATTTGTCGTCTGTTTCAATTTCCCCGATGATGGCCTTGACGCCGAAGGCTCTGGCAATTGAAGCTTCGGTGATCACCTCATATGTAGGACCGAAGGTTGCCTTGCCTCCTTTTTCAAGCAGAAGGGATTTGTTTGCCCGTTGCAGGGCGTGGTCGGGATAGTGGGTGTTGAAGATGACCCCCATACCGGAGGCTGCAAGGCGGGAAAGGGTATCGAGTACGATGATCTGATTTCTGAAATCGAGATTTGATTCGGGCTCATCCAAGATTAGTACCTTCGGATTTGATACCAGGGCCCGTGCAATGAGTACCATCTGTACTTCGCCGCCAGACAGCTGGTTGACTTTCCTGTCTCTGAGTTCAAGGATGCCAAGTTGTTCCATGGCTTCTTGTGCCGCGATGAGATCTTCCTTTTTGGGGAGGGCAAGGAAAGAGAGACTGCTTGCCCTTCCGAGGAGGACCTGTTCCAGGCAGGTAAGGGATGAAAGTCTGTTCTTTGCCTGTGGCACATACGAGATGATGCTCCATAGTTCCTGGCTGCCATAATGTCTGAGATCCTTGCCGAAAAGGGAACTTGAACCTTTCTTCCATGGTAGAAATCCCATCATGCAGCGCAGGAGTGTCGTTTTTCCTGCGCCATTCGGACCTAGGATAGCCAGCAGGTCGCCTTCATCGGTAGAGAAAGAGATGTCATGCAAGACAGACCGTGCTTCATTGTATCCGAAGAAACCTTCCTTGACATCGAAGATCATAGGCTCCATCCTCCTTTTCTTCTGAGCAGCAGGATGAAGAAAGGTGCTCCTACGATGGCTGTAAGGACTGAAATCGGTATTTCGCTTGCAGTAGCACTTCTTGCCAATGTATCGATGATAAGCATGAAGGTTGCTCCGATTGATATGGAAGCGGGTACCAGCTTGCTGTTGTCACTGCCGAAGAGCATGCGGCAGGCGTGCGGGACCAGCAAGCCTACCCAGCCGACCTGTCCGCACATGCTTACGGCCGAGGCCGTGATCATCGTAGCACTGATAACGGTGGTAGCTCTCAGCAGTCCTACGTTTGTACCGGTGCTTTTTGCTTCGTCGACAGAAAGTGTAAGTATGTTAAGTCTCCATCTGAGCAGATAGAGCAGGACTAATCCGACTACTATGAAGGGAGCTCCCAATAACAGACTGTGATAGTTTGCACTGGAAAGTGAACCCATGAGCCAATAAGAAATGCTTGGCAGCTGTGTTTCTGCATCGGCCGTATACTTTACCAATGTGATGAAGGCGTTGAAGAGAGCTCCGATGATGATACCTGCAAGTATGACTGTGGCCGGTTCCATCTGGTGATTGCTGTTGCCGGTGAGAAAGGTCAGCATGACGGCTACAAGGCCAAATACAAGAGCCAGTATCTGTACACCTATGAGGGAAAAGCCAAGGGAAAGTGCCAGTACGGCACCGAAGGAAGCACCGGATGCTACACCGACGGTATCAGGGGTGGCAAGCGGGTTGGTGAACAGGCTTTGGAATGCCGCTCCTGAAACTGAAAGGCCGGCTCCTACGAGCATTGCAAGCAGAATTCTGGGAATACGTATATTCCTGATGACTATTTCCATCTGCTGGTTTGCTGCATGTCCTCCTGTAAGTACAGAAATGATATCGGAGAACGGAATGGGAAAACGTCCTATGGAAATGGACAACAGAGCTGTTGCAAGGGGAACCACAACCAATAACACTATGGCGGGTAGTTTCAGCCTGTCGTGCACGATGACCTCCTTTATGCCCCGGATACGGATAGGGCACTCCCACCTTATATGTGGGATGGAGGCTCGATCCAATCTTTTCTGTCAGGTGCGTGACCTTGGGGGCAGATTGTTCTTTTATTGACTTCCATACGAGCGTTGTAGTGAAAATCTAACTGAAATATAACGTTTACCAACCGAATATGCAACTGTTTATGCAAGTATTGCACATAATTGGTCCAACTTATCAATCGTATAAGTCGGTGTGGCAATTTCAGAGAGGGGAAGGTGTGTCGGATTATACCAGGCAGTATCTATTCCTGATAGGTTTCCTCCCTTTATATCGGAACTGAGACTGTCTCCTATGATGAGGCACTGCTTCTTTGAGACGGCAAGTTCTGAGAGTACATGGGAGAAAAAAGCAGGAGAGGGCTTCTGTATGCCCATTTCTTCGCTGATGAAAATCTTTCTGAAGAAAGGTCCGAGTCCTGAAGCTTCCAGTCTTCCATGCTGTGTGGTAGCTATGCCGTTGGTAACAAGGGCAAGTACATAGCCTTCACTCTGAAGCTTTTGCAAAAGTGTATCGACGCCTGTGTAGATTTGGCCTTGTTTTGAGAGTTGCTGTGCATAGATGGTACATAACTGTTCTGGGCTCAGTTCTGTATGGCAGTTCGTTTTTGTAAGAAATTGCCTGAAGCGTTCTGTTTTCAGTTCTTCTTGGGTAAGCTCATTTCGTTCATAGGCATTCCAGCAGGTTTGGTTGATTGCAGCATAGGTTTCATAGATATAGTCGGTATACTCAAGGCCGCAGGCCTGTGCGACAAATGCAAGGGCTGTTCGTTCTGCTGTAGGGAAATCAAACAAGGTCCTGTCTGCGTCAAAGAGAAGTGTCGTGTAATCCATGGCAGAAGGATACGTGGAATGGTAGGGCAAGGTCAACAACGTACTTGGAAGATTCGTGGAAATAAAAAGACATACAGTCTTGGAGGCTATATGTCTGGGAAATTATAGTATACACCAATGAGGATTCGAACCTCAGACCCACTGCTTAGAAGGCAGTTGCTCTATCCAACTGAGCTATTGGTGCAAAAATAAAGATGTTTTCCTTGCTTTCAAACCTGTTGTGGTTATTTTCGCAACGAACGTATTTCTATCTCATTTTACTAAAAGTGTCAACATGCAGACAAAACCAGGAAGTGTGGATATTTGCAATCAAAGACTCTTGGCTTGTGTATTATTGAAAACAGTCAAGGAACCTCTGCACTTCCTTCTGGGGGACTAACCCATGAAGCAACTGATATTTATTAAAACGGCTGCAACTTTTTCCGATTATGACTGGTGCTTGTTCTTATCAATTGGTTGCAAGAATCTTTTCGACATATGTAGGATTTGCAGAAACAATCTTCAGCAAAGCAAGGGCTGGGCCCTCAGGTTTCCTTCTGCCTTGTTCCCAATTGCGCAAAGTCCCGACACTGACGCCTATCATCCTTGCAAAATCCTCTTGGGTTTTATCAGTTGTGTTTCTTATTGCAACGATATCAGGAGGCGTAAGGGTAAATCTACGGGAAGCTATCATTTTGTTCTTGCTGATGGCAACTGCTTGTTCTGTGCTTTTCAGCAATTCATCAAACATGCTGTCACTCATAAATTTGTTAGCCATAATCAAAGTTCCTTTACTAGTTTTGCTAACCGATTGACTTGGTTGTCTGTCAAGTTATCAGCAGCATTCTTTGGATTGCAAACAGAAAGTATATTTGCTGATTTGCATTTTTGTAAAAGTAACTTATCCGTATGTCTCCACTTTTTCCTTTATTTTGCAAAGCCCATCGGATTTTACGGATACCGCCACCACCTTTGATGATCTTCCATGTTTCATTAAAAGTTCATTCTGTAGTTTTCGATAAGAACTGTCATTCAGCAACCGTACTATCTGCTTGGTAAAAATCGGTGTTTCAATAAATTCCATATCGCAATACTCCATCAGTGTACGTCAATGACGTAGTAGCGTCAATAAATCAAACGAACATCTAAAAATTATATGTTACTAACTATAATAACAGTTAAATCGAATTTAATTGTAAACTAATAATATATGATTCCTATAGTATTAGTATAAAATTTACTTTTAATTGTTACTAATATATATGTTAGTTTAGAAAAATATTGTACGGAATAAAAAACAAGTATATCCTAACAAAAATAACATATCTTATCAAGGAGATTATAATGGGAAGTTCAACTACTGAGAATTTTTTTACTAATGCAAAACCAAGATGGTCATATATTAAGGATGATTTGCTAAGATGCTATTTACGTGGATACACGAATAAGATTTTAAAAACAAGAAAACCAATTATATACATTGATGGTTTTGCTGGCAGTGGTTTGTTTGAGGGAAAGTCTGTTGCTCCTCAAATTGCCATCACAGATGGGAAAATTCCCTCTTGCTGGGGTTCTCCACTGATTGCACTCAAAACACTTGAACTTGCGGCTAAGGAATCAAAAACAGAAAATCCTCGATTTTATCCTATATTCATTGAAAAAAAATATTATGATCAGTTAAAGAATAACGTAAATAATTCTCAATTTTCTGATATGGATTTGTCGATTGTCCATGGAGATTTTAAAGACGTTATCTCTGATATTATCGAAAAATTAGCAGAGAGTAGTAAGAGGTATAATTTATTTTGCTATATTGATCCATTTGGTATTCGTGATTTAAAAATGACACTTTTGAAGAAACTGAAAAAAGCAAATTTTTTTACTATGGAGTTGTTGATTAATTTTAATTCTTTTGGTTTCTTTAGATCTGCTTGTGCTTTGTATAAAGTTAATGTACGTGAGCTAGAAATTGTGCGTGAAAATGAGGGCCTTGATAATAGTAGTATAGAATATCATTCGGCATCTAAACAATTTTTTGATGAAATAATGCAATGTAATGATTGGTATAATATTATCTTGGATTATAAAAACAATATTATTGATGGTTATCAAGCTGAACAAAAAATTGCTGAATTGTATAAAATGCAACTTATGACTGAAATGCCAATGAATTATGTTTTAGATATTCCCATTAGATTTGATGAATCAAAGCATCCAAAATATCGCATGATTTATGCAACTATGAGTGAAGATGGTGTTCTCCTGATGGCGGATGTAATGAGAAAAAGGGAAGAAATTCTTTTCAAATGCAATGCAAATGGTGATATACAACTAACGCTTTTTGAACAAAAAGATGTGTACGATCCAAAGCCTGCTTTTGATGCGTTCATGGCAATTCTTGGCAACAGAAAAGAAAAAGAGTTGAAAGATCTGTTTGTTGATTTTTATACTCAATTTGGTTTGATTCCTTGGACACGGTGTGAATTTGTGAAAATGTTAGAAAAAGCCGATAAAATTGTCATACGCCGAATTCCTCCTGTTAAAAAGAATGGAATGCCAACGGCGTTTTATACAGAAGGTCCTTCGAGGGAAATTTATATAAAGAAAAAAGGCTAGGGGCATAGTGATTGTTTTTCCTTATTCATGTGTGTTATTTTAGCAAAAGGGAAGGAGACTATTATGGATGCAGATAAGCTGTTATTTGGAACCAAAGAATGGGCTCCTAATAATTTTAATTTTATGAATGGTTGCTCTAATGATTGTACGTATTGTTATGCAAAGAGTATGGCTATCAGATTTAAACGGAAAACTGCCGATACATGGAAAGAGGAAGAGCCTGTTAACATGAAGGGTAAATCATATAGCCACAAAAATGGGTCGATTATGGTACCTTCTTCGCATGATATTACGCCGGGAAATATTGATATTGCATTGTCTGTTCTGAAAAAACTTATTGAAAATGACAATGAATTGCTTTTAGTAACAAAACCCCATTTTGAATGTGTGCAGAAAATTGTAGATACCTTTCAAAAAAGAAAAAAACAGATTTATTTCAGGTTTACTATTGGATCAGCAGATTCATCAGTCCTTAAATTGTGGGAACCTTCTGCTCCTGATTTTGATGAAAGGCTACAATCGCTCATCTACGCTTTTGAAAATGGGTATTCTACGAGTGTTTCCTGTGAACCTTTGCTAGATGATCATTTTGATATACTGTTCAATGCTGTAGTTCAATATACTACAGATGCGATTTGGGTTGGAAAAATGAATATGGCAAAAAATCGAGTAAGAATGAATACCAATGGAACTTTTCCTGTTAATAAAATCGATGAGCTTATTAAAAGCCAATCAGATGAGAAGATACTTGCCCTCTTCAATTCATATAAAAATGAACCAAAGATAAAATGGAAGGAAAGCATAAAAAAAGTTGCTATTTTGTATGGCTTGTTATAACAACATAATATGAATTTGTATTTTATGTTATGAAAGATTGACTATATGATTATTCTTAAAGTCAATAAATCCAACTTGGAAGTTTTTTCTTTTGTTTTTATGCATAAGAGAATTTTCCTGTACTGGTTATAGTTGCCAGCAAAGACTAGATAATCACAATACTGCTATATTAAAAAATATGTAAAAACATTTTGAGAGAGTTAAAAAAAATTGTTTGTAAAATATAGTTTTAAACTATCAATGTTTTCTGAATTATTGAAATTCTAGAATAAAGAAGCCCTTGCTTGCTGCTAGGGGGAACTAACAGAGCAAGGGCAGAAACATAACATAAAAGGCAGTTTTCCCAAGAAATAATCGTATGACTATGACTGTAGGAACAATGGTTTCATGTTATATGTTTGAACTTATTACATGTTTCCATAAGGATACTGAGGCCCATAATAAGCCGGATAGGGGTGGGGACCTGGCATCGGACCCTGCTGGAAATTGCCTTGGGGGGCAGCTGGAGGATTACCTTGACAGTTAGGACAAGGACCAACTGGCCGTCCCATCATATTGCCTGTTCGATATTGCATGGGATTTCCTTGCTCTGATCCGTATCTTTCTTGTGGACTGAAACGCATTACTTCTCCCATCCTGGGTGGTGCTTGGAATGTTCTTGGTCCAGCTTGCTGTCCCATACTCATACAAGTCATCTCTTGTCTGAATTGGAAATTACTCTGTTGCATGTTTGGCATTGTCCTGCCTTGCTGCGGCAGTGCAACTCCTGCACTTCGCTGCTGGATGCGGACCGTAATGTTACCACGCATACCTGCAGTTCTGTTTACTTGGTTTGCACTTGG from Spirochaetia bacterium harbors:
- a CDS encoding radical SAM protein, yielding MDADKLLFGTKEWAPNNFNFMNGCSNDCTYCYAKSMAIRFKRKTADTWKEEEPVNMKGKSYSHKNGSIMVPSSHDITPGNIDIALSVLKKLIENDNELLLVTKPHFECVQKIVDTFQKRKKQIYFRFTIGSADSSVLKLWEPSAPDFDERLQSLIYAFENGYSTSVSCEPLLDDHFDILFNAVVQYTTDAIWVGKMNMAKNRVRMNTNGTFPVNKIDELIKSQSDEKILALFNSYKNEPKIKWKESIKKVAILYGLL
- a CDS encoding helix-turn-helix domain-containing protein, encoding MMANKFMSDSMFDELLKSTEQAVAISKNKMIASRRFTLTPPDIVAIRNTTDKTQEDFARMIGVSVGTLRNWEQGRRKPEGPALALLKIVSANPTYVEKILATN
- the tcmP gene encoding three-Cys-motif partner protein TcmP — protein: MGSSTTENFFTNAKPRWSYIKDDLLRCYLRGYTNKILKTRKPIIYIDGFAGSGLFEGKSVAPQIAITDGKIPSCWGSPLIALKTLELAAKESKTENPRFYPIFIEKKYYDQLKNNVNNSQFSDMDLSIVHGDFKDVISDIIEKLAESSKRYNLFCYIDPFGIRDLKMTLLKKLKKANFFTMELLINFNSFGFFRSACALYKVNVRELEIVRENEGLDNSSIEYHSASKQFFDEIMQCNDWYNIILDYKNNIIDGYQAEQKIAELYKMQLMTEMPMNYVLDIPIRFDESKHPKYRMIYATMSEDGVLLMADVMRKREEILFKCNANGDIQLTLFEQKDVYDPKPAFDAFMAILGNRKEKELKDLFVDFYTQFGLIPWTRCEFVKMLEKADKIVIRRIPPVKKNGMPTAFYTEGPSREIYIKKKG